A stretch of Stigmatopora argus isolate UIUO_Sarg chromosome 22, RoL_Sarg_1.0, whole genome shotgun sequence DNA encodes these proteins:
- the LOC144067791 gene encoding arrestin red cell isoform X1, which produces MGDKAGTRVFKKSSPNCKVTVYLGKRDFVDHLDHVDPVDGVILVDPEYLKDRKVFVTLTCAFRYGREDLDVLGLSFRKDLYISTFQAFPPVPEECKANSRLQERLLKKLGQHAHPFYFTIPQNLPCSVTLQPGPEDTGKACGVDFEIRAFCAKNMEEKIHKRNSVRLVIRKVQYAPEKAGPQPMVETTRSFLMSDRSLHLEASLDKELYYHGEPISVNVHVTNNSTKTVKRVKISVRQYADICLFSTAQYKCPVAQLEADDQVSSSSTFCKVYTLTPTLDKNREKRGLALDGKLKHEDTNLASSTIVKDVTNKEVLGILVSYRVKVKLVVSRGGDVSVELLFILMHPKPAEPPASRPQSAVPESDPPIDTNLIEFETNSVSQDDDFVFEDFARLRLKGAVDDKDEDC; this is translated from the exons ATGGGCGACAAGGCGGGTACGAG GGTCTTCAAGAAGTCTAGTCCAAACTGTAAG GTGACGGTCTACCTGGGAAAGAGGGACTTTGTGGACCACCTGGACCACGTGGATCCAGTCG ATGGTGTCATCCTGGTAGATCCCGAGTATCTGAAGGACAGGAAAG tCTTTGTCACACTGACGTGCGCGTTCCGTTATGGCCGCGAGGACTTGGACGTGCTGGGTCTGTCCTTCCGCAAGGATCTGTACATCTCCACCTTCCAG gcctTCCCGCCCGTTCCCGAGGAATGCAAAGCTAACAGTCGACTGCAGGAGCGGCTCCTCAAGAAGTTGGGACAGCACGCGCACCCCTTCTATTTCACG ATCCCTCAGAATCTCCCGTGTTCTGTCACGCTGCAGCCCGGACCAGAAGACACGGGCAAG GCGTGCGGCGTGGACTTTGAGATCCGAGCCTTTTGCGCCAAGAACATGGAGGAGAAGATCCACAAGAG GAACTCGGTGCGCCTGGTGATCCGCAAAGTGCAGTACGCTCCGGAGAAAGCCGGGCCTCAGCCCATGGTGGAGACCACTCGCAGCTTCCTCATGTCGGACAGGTCGCTGCACTTGGAGGCGTCGCTGGACAAGGAG CTGTACTACCACGGCGAGCCCATCAGCGTCAACGTGCACGTGACCAACAACTCCACCAAGACCGTCAAGAGAGTCAAGATTTCAG TGCGTCAGTACGCGGACATCTGTTTGTTCAGCACGGCGCAATACAAATGTCCCGTGGCGCAGCTGGAGGCGGA TGACCAGGTGTCATCGAGTTCCACCTTCTGCAAAGTGTACACGCTGACGCCCACCCTGGACAAGAACCGCGAGAAACGAGGCCTGGCTCTAGACGGGAAGCTCAAACACGAAGACACCAACCTGGCCTCCTCCACCAT CGTCAAGGACGTGACCAACAAGGAGGTGCTGGGAATTCTGGTGTCTTACCGGGTCAAAGTCAAGCTGGTGGTCTCGCGCGGCGG AGACGTATCCGTGGAGCTGCTGTTCATCCTCATGCACCCCAAACCGGCCGAACCCCCCGCGTCACGCCCGCAGTCCG CCGTGCCGGAGTCGGACCCTCCCATCGACACCAACCTGATCGAATTCGAAACCAA CAGCGTCTCCCAAGACGACGACTTCGTCTTCGAGGACTTCGCCCGTCTTCGCCTTAAAGGCGCGGTGGACGACAAAGACGAGGAC
- the LOC144067791 gene encoding arrestin red cell isoform X2: MGDKAGTRVFKKSSPNCKVTVYLGKRDFVDHLDHVDPVDGVILVDPEYLKDRKVFVTLTCAFRYGREDLDVLGLSFRKDLYISTFQAFPPVPEECKANSRLQERLLKKLGQHAHPFYFTIPQNLPCSVTLQPGPEDTGKACGVDFEIRAFCAKNMEEKIHKRNSVRLVIRKVQYAPEKAGPQPMVETTRSFLMSDRSLHLEASLDKELYYHGEPISVNVHVTNNSTKTVKRVKISVRQYADICLFSTAQYKCPVAQLEADDQVSSSSTFCKVYTLTPTLDKNREKRGLALDGKLKHEDTNLASSTIVKDVTNKEVLGILVSYRVKVKLVVSRGGDVSVELLFILMHPKPAEPPASRPQSAVPESDPPIDTNLIEFETNVSQDDDFVFEDFARLRLKGAVDDKDEDC; the protein is encoded by the exons ATGGGCGACAAGGCGGGTACGAG GGTCTTCAAGAAGTCTAGTCCAAACTGTAAG GTGACGGTCTACCTGGGAAAGAGGGACTTTGTGGACCACCTGGACCACGTGGATCCAGTCG ATGGTGTCATCCTGGTAGATCCCGAGTATCTGAAGGACAGGAAAG tCTTTGTCACACTGACGTGCGCGTTCCGTTATGGCCGCGAGGACTTGGACGTGCTGGGTCTGTCCTTCCGCAAGGATCTGTACATCTCCACCTTCCAG gcctTCCCGCCCGTTCCCGAGGAATGCAAAGCTAACAGTCGACTGCAGGAGCGGCTCCTCAAGAAGTTGGGACAGCACGCGCACCCCTTCTATTTCACG ATCCCTCAGAATCTCCCGTGTTCTGTCACGCTGCAGCCCGGACCAGAAGACACGGGCAAG GCGTGCGGCGTGGACTTTGAGATCCGAGCCTTTTGCGCCAAGAACATGGAGGAGAAGATCCACAAGAG GAACTCGGTGCGCCTGGTGATCCGCAAAGTGCAGTACGCTCCGGAGAAAGCCGGGCCTCAGCCCATGGTGGAGACCACTCGCAGCTTCCTCATGTCGGACAGGTCGCTGCACTTGGAGGCGTCGCTGGACAAGGAG CTGTACTACCACGGCGAGCCCATCAGCGTCAACGTGCACGTGACCAACAACTCCACCAAGACCGTCAAGAGAGTCAAGATTTCAG TGCGTCAGTACGCGGACATCTGTTTGTTCAGCACGGCGCAATACAAATGTCCCGTGGCGCAGCTGGAGGCGGA TGACCAGGTGTCATCGAGTTCCACCTTCTGCAAAGTGTACACGCTGACGCCCACCCTGGACAAGAACCGCGAGAAACGAGGCCTGGCTCTAGACGGGAAGCTCAAACACGAAGACACCAACCTGGCCTCCTCCACCAT CGTCAAGGACGTGACCAACAAGGAGGTGCTGGGAATTCTGGTGTCTTACCGGGTCAAAGTCAAGCTGGTGGTCTCGCGCGGCGG AGACGTATCCGTGGAGCTGCTGTTCATCCTCATGCACCCCAAACCGGCCGAACCCCCCGCGTCACGCCCGCAGTCCG CCGTGCCGGAGTCGGACCCTCCCATCGACACCAACCTGATCGAATTCGAAACCAA CGTCTCCCAAGACGACGACTTCGTCTTCGAGGACTTCGCCCGTCTTCGCCTTAAAGGCGCGGTGGACGACAAAGACGAGGAC
- the ap4m1 gene encoding AP-4 complex subunit mu-1 isoform X1, with translation MMISQVFILSSKGDRLVYKDFRGDVGSDAVGIFYDKVTALTGDQPPVVMTHKDVHFVHVWQGGLYLVATTTAAASSSPFAIIEFLNRLAALIKDYCGALSEKTLQMNFALVYELLDEMLDFGYVQSTSCDVLKNFIQTEALSARPFSLFDLANVGLFGADTQQSKVAPGSAAARPMQGGKSEIFVDVIERMSVVMGANGVLMKAEVEGEVVVKCFLPSCSEIRMGLNEDLSIGDPQLRGYGAAVRVDECHFHPAVRLDEFDAHRILRLSPSQGEQSIMQYRLADHLPLAPPFRLFPAIEKDKTGRLLLFFKLRCDLPPKSSAVNVSATVRVPKGCVSLSQELSSPDQSAELQPHNRAVVWNIARFAGGTQLSALFKLDVPALSSASTLEVGPVGLTFELPKVTASGLHVRFLRLAPAQHRGPARRWVRYVTHSDSYAIRI, from the exons ATGATGATTTCACAGGTCTTTATTTTGTCCTCCAAAGGAGACCGCCTGGTCTACAAAGACT TCCGAGGAGACGTCGGAAGTGATGCGGTCGGAATTTTTTACGACAAAGTGACAGCCCTGACGGGAGACCAGCCCCCTGTTGTCATG acacacaaagatGTCCACTTTGTGCACGTGTGGCAAGGAGGGTTGTACTTGGTggccaccaccaccgccgccgcaaGCTCCTCCCCTTTCGCCATCATCGAATTCCTCAACAG GTTGGCGGCGCTCATCAAAGATTACTGCGGCGCTCTGTCGGAGAAGACGCTTCAAATGAACTTTGCGCTGGTCTACGAACTTCTGGACGAGATGCTG GATTTCGGCTACGTGCAGTCCACGTCCTGCGACGTCTTGAAGAACTTCATTCAGACGGAGGCGCTGTCGGCGCGGCCCTTCAGCTTGTTCGATCTCGCCAACGTGGGGCTG TTTGGCGCCGACACGCAGCAGAGCAAAGTGGCGCCCGGTTCTGCGGCCGCCAGGCCCATGCAG GGGGGGAAAAGCGAGATCTTTGTGGACGTCATCGAGAGGATGTCGGTGGTCATGGGCGCCAAC GGCGTCCTGATGAAGGCGGAGGTGGAGGGTGAGGTGGTGGTCAAGTGCTTTCTCCCCAGCTGCTCAG AGATCCGCATGGGCCTCAACGAGGACTTGAGCATTGGCGACCCGCAGCTCAGAG GTTACGGGGCGGCGGTCCGCGTCGACGAGTGCCACTTTCACCCGGCGGTCCGACTCGATGAATTTGACGCTCACCGCATCCTACGACTCAGCCCCAGTCAAGGCGAG CAAAGCATCATGCAGTACCGGCTAGCCGACCATCTGCCGCTGGCCCCGCCCTTCCGACTATTTCCCGCAATTGAGAAGGACAAGACGGGAAG GCTGCTCCTGTTCTTCAAGCTACGCTGCGACCTGCCGCCCAAAAG CTCGGCGGTCAACGTCAGCGCCACCGTCCGCGTCCCCAAAGGTTGCGTCAG TTTGTCACAGGAGCTGAGCAGTCCCGATCAGAGCGCCGAGCTGCAGCCGCACAATCGCGCCGTCGTCTGGAACATCGCGCGCTTCGCCGGCGGAACGCAACTTTCCGCCCTTTTCAAG CTGGACGTTCCCGCGCTAAGCTCCGCCTCCACGCTTGAGGTGGGTCCGGTGGGTTTGACCTTCGAGTTGCCCAAAGTGACGGCCAGCGGCCTCCACGTGCGCTTCCTGCGCCTGGCGCCCGCGCAGCACCGCGGCCCCGCTCGACGCTGGGTGCGTTACGTCACGCACTCGGACTCGTACGCCATCCGCATCTGA
- the ap4m1 gene encoding AP-4 complex subunit mu-1 isoform X2, translating to MTHKDVHFVHVWQGGLYLVATTTAAASSSPFAIIEFLNRLAALIKDYCGALSEKTLQMNFALVYELLDEMLDFGYVQSTSCDVLKNFIQTEALSARPFSLFDLANVGLFGADTQQSKVAPGSAAARPMQGGKSEIFVDVIERMSVVMGANGVLMKAEVEGEVVVKCFLPSCSEIRMGLNEDLSIGDPQLRGYGAAVRVDECHFHPAVRLDEFDAHRILRLSPSQGEQSIMQYRLADHLPLAPPFRLFPAIEKDKTGRLLLFFKLRCDLPPKSSAVNVSATVRVPKGCVSLSQELSSPDQSAELQPHNRAVVWNIARFAGGTQLSALFKLDVPALSSASTLEVGPVGLTFELPKVTASGLHVRFLRLAPAQHRGPARRWVRYVTHSDSYAIRI from the exons ATG acacacaaagatGTCCACTTTGTGCACGTGTGGCAAGGAGGGTTGTACTTGGTggccaccaccaccgccgccgcaaGCTCCTCCCCTTTCGCCATCATCGAATTCCTCAACAG GTTGGCGGCGCTCATCAAAGATTACTGCGGCGCTCTGTCGGAGAAGACGCTTCAAATGAACTTTGCGCTGGTCTACGAACTTCTGGACGAGATGCTG GATTTCGGCTACGTGCAGTCCACGTCCTGCGACGTCTTGAAGAACTTCATTCAGACGGAGGCGCTGTCGGCGCGGCCCTTCAGCTTGTTCGATCTCGCCAACGTGGGGCTG TTTGGCGCCGACACGCAGCAGAGCAAAGTGGCGCCCGGTTCTGCGGCCGCCAGGCCCATGCAG GGGGGGAAAAGCGAGATCTTTGTGGACGTCATCGAGAGGATGTCGGTGGTCATGGGCGCCAAC GGCGTCCTGATGAAGGCGGAGGTGGAGGGTGAGGTGGTGGTCAAGTGCTTTCTCCCCAGCTGCTCAG AGATCCGCATGGGCCTCAACGAGGACTTGAGCATTGGCGACCCGCAGCTCAGAG GTTACGGGGCGGCGGTCCGCGTCGACGAGTGCCACTTTCACCCGGCGGTCCGACTCGATGAATTTGACGCTCACCGCATCCTACGACTCAGCCCCAGTCAAGGCGAG CAAAGCATCATGCAGTACCGGCTAGCCGACCATCTGCCGCTGGCCCCGCCCTTCCGACTATTTCCCGCAATTGAGAAGGACAAGACGGGAAG GCTGCTCCTGTTCTTCAAGCTACGCTGCGACCTGCCGCCCAAAAG CTCGGCGGTCAACGTCAGCGCCACCGTCCGCGTCCCCAAAGGTTGCGTCAG TTTGTCACAGGAGCTGAGCAGTCCCGATCAGAGCGCCGAGCTGCAGCCGCACAATCGCGCCGTCGTCTGGAACATCGCGCGCTTCGCCGGCGGAACGCAACTTTCCGCCCTTTTCAAG CTGGACGTTCCCGCGCTAAGCTCCGCCTCCACGCTTGAGGTGGGTCCGGTGGGTTTGACCTTCGAGTTGCCCAAAGTGACGGCCAGCGGCCTCCACGTGCGCTTCCTGCGCCTGGCGCCCGCGCAGCACCGCGGCCCCGCTCGACGCTGGGTGCGTTACGTCACGCACTCGGACTCGTACGCCATCCGCATCTGA
- the rbmx2 gene encoding RNA-binding motif protein, X-linked 2, protein MNPLTKVKLINELNEREANLGINEKASWHSEYKDSAWVFIGGFPYELSEGDVICVFSQYGEVVNINLVRDKKTGKSKGFCFLCYEDQRSTILAVDNLNGIKIKGRTIRVDHVRDYRPPKDHEDIDDITRRLREEGCAPSVSHAPPAPTPSSPSSSSAEEDVVPVKKSKKDKKEKKKKKEKKKKDQRASPPPVAMRVKEEKEDAAYDKYDQRRAPVKEDRGRGEEERRRGDSERRRGDDERRRGDTERGRDDERRTRDEERRRGDEEIRRRGVERRRGEQESHRR, encoded by the exons ATGAA TCCCCTGACAAAAGTCAAGCTGATCAACGAGCTCAACGAGCGAGAAGCGAACCTGGGGATCAACGAGAAAGCTTCATGGCATAGCGAGTACAAGGACAGCGCCTGGGTCTTCATAG GAGGTTTCCCGTACGAGCTGAGCGAAGGCGACGTCATCTGCGTCTTTTCCCA ATACGGCGAGGTGGTCAACATAAACCTGGTGCGCGACAAGAAGACGGGCAAATCCAAAGGCTTCTGTTTCCTGTGCTACGAGGACCAGAGAAGCACTATTTTGGCGGTGGACAATTTGAACGGCATCAAG ATCAAAGGTCGCACCATCCGCGTGGACCACGTCCGAGACTACCGCCCCCCCAAGGACCACGAGGACATTGACGACATAACCCGTCGCCTCAGGGAGGAAGGATGCGCTCCCTCTGTCAGCCACGCGCCGCCGGCGCCGACGCCGTCGTCTCCATCCTCGTCCTCGGCCGAAGAAGACGTGGTCCCCGTCAAGAAGAGCAAGAAAG ATaagaaagagaagaagaaaaagaaggaaaaaaagaagaaagatcaGCGAGCGTCGCCTCCTCCCGTCGCCATGAGGGTcaaagaggagaaggaggacgCTGCCTATGACAAGTACGACCAGAGGAGGGCGCCGGTCAAGGAGGACAGAGGACGGGGAGAAGAGGAAAGGAGAAGAGGAGATAGCGAAAGAAGACGAGGAGACGATGAGAGAAGAAGAGGAGATACCGAGAGAGGACGAGATGACGAGAGAAGAACAAGAGATGAGGAGAGAAGACGAGGAGATGAGGAGATTAGACGAAGAGGAGTTGAGAGAAGACGAGGCGAGCAGGAGAGCCACAGAAGGTGA
- the LOC144067788 gene encoding neuronal acetylcholine receptor subunit alpha-10-like encodes MTIKMRVPCACYFVFLLFIPAGESAHGRYAQKLLSDLLANYTNALRPVADTDHVINVTLQITLSQIIDMDERNQILTTYLWVRQVWMDAFLTWKTDDYDGLDTIRIPSSYVWRPDIVLYNSADDEFSSSMETNVVLRHDGQVMWDQPAITKSSCSVDVAFFPFDVQHCHLTFGSWTHNGNQMDLFNALDSADLADFIPNVEWEILGMPAKKNVILYGCCSDPYPDITFSLHLKRRSSFYIFNLLLPCMLISFLAPLGFYLPADSGEKVSLGVTVLLALTVFQLLVAESMPPSESVPLIGKYYIATMTMVTASTALTIFIMNIHHCGPEGRPVPAWAERFILKYLARLCFAHEAAERRPAGPSPSRPPESETPKCNGEPPRRDEHALVSLDPGEEPAAGGPDGERSEGSGAENGEEACARCRGHPGLPGNVDYIAKAYQDQRASQLRVGEWRKLAKVMDRFFMWLFFIMVFIMSVLILGKAV; translated from the exons ATGACCATAAAGATGAGGGTGCCGTGCGCCTGCTACTTTGTCTTTCTTCTCTTTATTCCCG CAGGCGAGTCGGCCCACGGCCGCTACGCTCAAAAGCTCCTGAGCGACTTGTTGGCCAACTACACCAACGCTCTGCGGCCGGTGGCGGACACGGATCACGTCATCAATGTGACGCTGCAGATCACGCTGTCGCAGATCATCGACATG GATGAGAGGAATCAGATCCTGACCACCTACCTGTGGGTGCGCCAGGTGTGGATGGACGCCTTCCTGACCTGGAAGACGGACGACTACGACGGGCTGGACACGATCCGCATCCCCAGTAGCTACGTCTGGCGCCCCGATATCGTCCTGTACAACAG CGCCGACGACGAGTTCTCCAGCTCCATGGAGACCAACGTGGTCTTGAGACACGACGGCCAGGTGATGTGGGATCAGCCGGCCATCACCAAGAGCTCCTGCTCGGTGGACGTGGCCTTCTTCCCCTTCGACGTGCAGCACTGTCACCTGACCTTCGGCTCCTGGACCCACAACGGCAACCAGATGGACTTGTTCAACGCCCTGGACAGCGCCGACCTGGCCGACTTCATTCCCAACGTGGAGTGGGAG ATCCTGGGCATGCCGGCCAAGAAGAACGTGATCCTTTACGGTTGCTGCTCGGACCCGTACCCGGACATCACCTTCAGCCTGCACCTGAAGAGGCGCTCCTCCTTCTACATCTTCAACCTGCTGCTCCCTTGCATGTTGATCTCCTTCCTGGCCCCGCTGGGCTTCTACCTGCCGGCCGACTCCGGCGAGAAGGTCTCGCTGGGCGTCACCGTGCTGTTGGCGCTGACCGTTTTCCAGCTCTTGGTGGCCGAGAGCATGCCGCCCTCCGAGAGCGTCCCGCTCATCG GAAAGTACTACATCGCCACCATGACCATGGTGACGGCGTCCACGGCGCTCACCATTTTCATCATGAACATCCACCACTGCGGCCCGGAAGGACGCCCCGTGCCGGCTTGGGCCGAGCGCTTCATCCTCAAATATCTGGCTCGTCTGTGTTTCGCTCACGAGGCGGCGGAGCGCCGCCCCGCCGGGCCGTCCCCCAGCAGGCCGCCCGAATCCGAGACTCCCAAGTGCAACGGGGAGCCGCCCCGCCGCGACGAACACGCCCTCGTCAGCCTGGACCCCGGCGAGGAGCCCGCCGCCGGGGGCCCGGACGGCGAGCGCTCGGAAGGAAGCGGCGCCGAGAACGGGGAGGAGGCGTGCGCCCGCTGCCGTGGTCACCCGGGACTGCCCGGGAACGTGGACTACATCGCCAAGGCCTACCAGGACCAACGTGCGTCGCAGCTGCGCGTGGGCGAGTGGAGAAAGCTGGCCAAGGTCATGGATCGCTTTTTCATGTGGCTTTTCTTCATCATGGTCTTCATCATGAGCGTCCTCATCCTGGGGAAGGCCGTCTGA